One stretch of Nakamurella alba DNA includes these proteins:
- a CDS encoding enoyl-CoA hydratase, with product MSEYETILVDRPESAPRVGLITLHRPKALNALNRQLMLEVVEAATAFDRDPEIGAIVITGSERAFAAGADIKEMQPQGFPQVYVDDLFRDWDRLADLRTPLIAAVAGHALGGGCELAMLCDILLAADTASFGQPEIRLGVIPGIGGSQRLTRAVGKAKAMEMCLTGRTMKAEEAERSGLVSRIIPAAELLDEALKVAATIAGFSAPIVAMAKEAVNRSYESTLAEGIRFERRLFHSTFATADQKEGMGAFVEKRTPAFGHH from the coding sequence ATGAGCGAGTACGAGACCATCCTGGTGGACCGGCCGGAGAGCGCCCCGCGCGTCGGCCTGATCACCCTGCACCGGCCGAAGGCGCTGAACGCGCTGAACCGCCAGCTGATGCTCGAGGTCGTCGAGGCCGCAACGGCTTTCGACCGCGACCCGGAGATCGGCGCGATCGTCATCACCGGCTCGGAGCGGGCCTTCGCGGCCGGCGCCGACATCAAGGAGATGCAGCCGCAGGGCTTCCCGCAGGTCTATGTCGACGACCTGTTCCGCGACTGGGACCGGCTCGCCGACCTGCGCACCCCGCTGATCGCCGCGGTCGCCGGCCACGCCCTCGGCGGCGGCTGCGAGCTCGCGATGCTGTGCGACATCCTGCTCGCCGCCGACACCGCGAGTTTCGGGCAGCCGGAGATCCGGCTCGGCGTCATCCCCGGCATCGGCGGTTCGCAGCGACTCACCCGCGCGGTCGGCAAGGCCAAGGCGATGGAGATGTGCCTCACCGGCCGCACCATGAAGGCCGAGGAGGCCGAGCGGAGCGGTCTGGTGTCGCGGATCATCCCGGCCGCCGAGCTGCTCGACGAGGCGCTGAAGGTGGCCGCGACCATCGCCGGCTTCAGCGCGCCGATCGTCGCAATGGCCAAGGAGGCCGTCAACCGCTCCTACGAGAGCACACTGGCCGAGGGCATCCGGTTCGAGCGGCGGCTGTTCCACTCGACCTTCGCCACAGCGGACCAGAAGGAAGGTATGGGAGCCTTCGTGGAGAAGCGCACCCCGGCCTTCGGTCACCACTGA
- a CDS encoding enoyl-CoA hydratase/isomerase family protein produces MSAPGTESAQVSTIVEEDPVLFRVDRGVGRITLNRPRQINAFDHRMVKLVEPVLAEWAEDPEVRFLIIDGAGERGFCAGGDVKAIYSDAKSGGRGAIDYWRDEYHVDAAVARFPKPVLTLMDGIVMGGGVGLAGHASHRVVTERSMVGMPETGIGLIPDVGGTYLLGRTPGQLGLHVGLTGGRMTAGDAIALGFADHFVPSDKLPDLIEKATTHGIPAALAEFVEPAPESELLAEREWIDRCYSAPTAVDIVAALQDAPEPAAAKAATAISRVSPTSVTVTLRAIRAMRAAGGTLEQALNLEFGLCSHALDTPDLAEGIRAQVVDKDRNPQWTPATLAEVGNVDAWFAPPATELPFPDAPPVPTDMLEK; encoded by the coding sequence ATGAGCGCCCCGGGCACGGAGTCCGCCCAGGTCAGCACCATCGTCGAGGAAGACCCGGTGCTGTTCCGGGTGGACCGCGGCGTCGGTCGGATCACGCTGAACCGCCCGCGGCAGATCAACGCCTTCGACCACCGCATGGTCAAGCTGGTGGAGCCGGTGCTGGCCGAGTGGGCCGAGGATCCCGAGGTCCGGTTCCTGATCATCGACGGTGCCGGCGAGCGCGGCTTCTGCGCAGGTGGCGACGTCAAGGCTATCTACTCCGACGCGAAGAGCGGCGGCCGTGGCGCCATCGACTACTGGCGTGACGAGTACCACGTCGACGCGGCGGTGGCCCGGTTCCCCAAGCCGGTGCTGACCCTGATGGACGGCATCGTGATGGGCGGCGGTGTCGGCCTGGCCGGCCACGCCTCGCACCGGGTGGTCACCGAGCGGTCGATGGTCGGTATGCCGGAGACCGGCATCGGCCTGATCCCGGACGTCGGCGGCACCTACCTGCTGGGCCGGACCCCGGGCCAGCTCGGCCTGCACGTCGGGCTCACCGGCGGCCGCATGACCGCCGGCGACGCCATCGCGCTCGGCTTCGCCGATCACTTCGTGCCGTCGGACAAGCTGCCCGACCTGATCGAGAAGGCCACCACCCACGGCATTCCCGCGGCGCTGGCCGAGTTCGTCGAGCCGGCCCCGGAGTCGGAGCTGCTGGCCGAGCGGGAGTGGATCGACCGCTGCTACTCGGCGCCCACCGCCGTGGACATCGTCGCCGCCCTGCAGGACGCACCCGAACCGGCGGCCGCGAAGGCGGCCACCGCGATCTCCCGGGTCAGCCCGACCTCGGTCACCGTCACCCTCCGGGCGATCCGCGCCATGCGGGCCGCCGGCGGCACCCTGGAGCAGGCACTGAACCTCGAGTTCGGGCTCTGCTCCCACGCTCTCGACACCCCCGACCTGGCCGAGGGCATCCGGGCGCAGGTCGTCGACAAGGACCGCAATCCGCAGTGGACCCCGGCGACGCTGGCGGAGGTCGGGAACGTGGACGCGTGGTTCGCCCCGCCGGCCACCGAGCTCCCGTTCCCCGATGCACCGCCCGTCCCGACCGACATGCTGGAGAAGTGA
- a CDS encoding acyl-CoA dehydrogenase family protein — protein sequence MFELSDDQRALSELARQFSDEFLAPNAVEWDRTKHFPIDVLRKAGELGMGGMYVREDVGGSGLTRLDAALIIEALATGCPSLASYISIHNMAAWMIDKYGSEDLRTKHLPGLTSMEVLGSYCLTEPGAGSDAAALSTKATLDGDHYVLDGVKQFISGAGASGVYVVMARTSNDGAKGITAFVVEKDTPGLSFGPNEIKMGWNAQPTRQVIFEGARVPVGNVLGEVGQGFRIAMSGLNGGRVNIGASSLGGAQSALERTLTYMSERTAFGKRLDQFQALQFDLADMATKLAAARLLLWQAASAIDDAAPNTIELCAMAKKFATDSGFEVANAALQLHGGYGYLAEYGIEKIMRDLRVHQILEGTNEIMQLVISRSLVGAR from the coding sequence ATGTTCGAGCTGTCCGACGACCAACGGGCGCTCTCGGAACTGGCCCGCCAGTTCTCCGACGAGTTCCTCGCCCCGAACGCGGTCGAGTGGGACCGCACCAAGCACTTCCCGATCGACGTGCTGCGCAAGGCCGGCGAGCTGGGCATGGGCGGCATGTACGTCCGCGAGGACGTCGGCGGATCGGGACTCACCCGGCTGGACGCCGCGCTGATCATCGAGGCGCTGGCCACCGGCTGTCCCAGCCTGGCGAGCTACATCTCGATCCACAACATGGCCGCGTGGATGATCGACAAGTACGGCTCCGAGGACCTGCGCACCAAGCACCTGCCGGGTCTGACCTCGATGGAGGTGCTCGGCTCCTACTGCCTCACCGAGCCCGGCGCCGGGTCCGACGCCGCTGCGCTGAGCACGAAGGCCACCCTGGACGGCGACCACTACGTCCTCGACGGTGTGAAGCAGTTCATCAGCGGTGCCGGCGCCAGCGGCGTCTATGTCGTCATGGCCCGGACCAGCAACGACGGCGCGAAGGGCATCACCGCGTTCGTGGTGGAGAAGGACACCCCTGGACTGTCCTTCGGCCCCAACGAGATCAAGATGGGCTGGAACGCCCAGCCCACCCGCCAGGTCATCTTCGAGGGTGCCCGCGTCCCGGTGGGCAACGTGCTCGGCGAGGTCGGCCAGGGCTTCCGGATCGCGATGAGCGGGCTGAACGGCGGCCGGGTGAACATCGGCGCGAGCTCGCTCGGCGGCGCCCAGTCCGCCCTCGAGCGCACCCTGACCTACATGTCCGAGCGCACCGCGTTCGGCAAGCGGCTGGACCAGTTCCAGGCGCTGCAGTTCGACCTCGCCGACATGGCCACCAAGCTCGCTGCGGCGCGGCTGCTGCTCTGGCAGGCCGCCTCGGCCATCGACGACGCCGCCCCGAACACCATCGAGCTCTGCGCGATGGCCAAGAAGTTCGCCACCGACTCGGGCTTCGAAGTGGCGAACGCCGCACTCCAGTTGCACGGAGGTTACGGCTATCTTGCGGAGTACGGCATCGAGAAGATCATGCGTGACCTGCGCGTGCACCAGATCCTGGAAGGGACCAACGAAATCATGCAGCTGGTGATCTCCCGATCCCTGGTCGGTGCCCGATGA
- a CDS encoding aldehyde dehydrogenase family protein has translation MLDALTADHPMVIDGEPVAALGGAWTEVQNPGRRSKPLGRVPSGTKEDVDRAVASARKAFPGWRDLHFKDRQVALLKIADALADAAEELAQLTAMDTGNALRTQARPESQTLVNLFRYFGGVAGEFKGVVLPAGNDQLQYTRREPLGVVAGILPWNSPLMIAGMKVPAALAAGNTVVLKPAEDAPLTILRMVEIANQFLPAGVLNVVTGKGSVVGEALIQHPDVDKVSFTGSTSVGRHVAESTGSRLAHMSLELGGKSPTIVFPDAVTPDRIDATVEGILLGMRFTRQGQSCTAGSRLFLHRDVYDEVIEKVSRRVDQLVVGDPLDEASDMGAIINEKQYNSVMEYINDGRSQAGVKLALDKSADIPAGLDGFYQGPTIFAGVENDWRIAREEIFGPVLVAIPWSDREEVIAMANDSHYGLAAYVWSQNLTAALDTAQRIESGWVQVNQGGGQVIGQAYGGYKESGIGREFSIEGAIEGFTQTKQINVKLG, from the coding sequence ATGCTCGATGCACTGACCGCCGACCACCCGATGGTGATCGACGGCGAACCGGTGGCCGCCCTGGGCGGTGCCTGGACCGAGGTGCAGAACCCGGGCCGCCGCAGCAAGCCGCTCGGCCGGGTGCCCTCGGGCACCAAGGAGGACGTGGACCGCGCCGTCGCCTCGGCCCGCAAGGCCTTCCCGGGCTGGCGCGACCTGCACTTCAAGGACCGCCAGGTGGCGCTGCTGAAGATCGCCGACGCGCTCGCCGACGCCGCGGAGGAGCTGGCCCAGCTCACCGCCATGGACACCGGCAACGCGCTGCGCACCCAGGCCCGCCCGGAGTCGCAGACCCTGGTCAACCTGTTCCGCTACTTCGGTGGCGTGGCCGGTGAGTTCAAGGGTGTCGTGCTGCCCGCCGGCAACGACCAGCTGCAGTACACCCGGCGCGAGCCGCTGGGTGTGGTGGCCGGCATCCTGCCGTGGAACTCGCCGCTGATGATCGCCGGCATGAAGGTGCCCGCGGCGCTCGCCGCCGGCAACACCGTCGTGCTCAAGCCGGCCGAGGACGCGCCGCTGACCATCCTGCGCATGGTCGAGATCGCCAACCAGTTCCTACCGGCCGGCGTGCTGAACGTGGTGACGGGCAAGGGATCCGTGGTCGGCGAGGCACTGATCCAGCACCCGGACGTGGACAAGGTCTCCTTCACCGGCTCGACCTCGGTCGGCCGGCACGTCGCCGAGTCCACCGGGTCCCGGCTGGCGCACATGTCGCTGGAGCTGGGCGGCAAGTCCCCGACGATCGTGTTCCCGGACGCCGTCACCCCGGACCGGATCGACGCCACCGTCGAGGGCATCCTGCTCGGCATGCGGTTCACCCGCCAGGGCCAGTCCTGCACCGCCGGCTCCCGGCTGTTCCTGCACCGCGACGTCTACGACGAGGTGATCGAGAAGGTGTCCCGCCGCGTCGACCAGCTGGTCGTCGGCGATCCGCTGGACGAGGCCTCCGACATGGGTGCCATCATCAACGAGAAGCAGTACAACTCGGTGATGGAGTACATCAACGACGGCCGCAGCCAGGCCGGCGTGAAGCTGGCGCTGGACAAGTCCGCCGACATCCCGGCCGGCCTCGACGGCTTTTACCAGGGCCCGACCATCTTCGCCGGGGTCGAGAACGACTGGCGGATCGCCCGCGAGGAGATCTTCGGGCCGGTGCTCGTCGCCATCCCGTGGAGCGATCGCGAGGAGGTCATCGCGATGGCCAACGACTCGCACTACGGTCTCGCCGCCTATGTCTGGTCGCAGAACCTGACCGCCGCGCTCGATACCGCGCAGCGCATCGAGTCCGGCTGGGTGCAGGTCAACCAGGGCGGCGGCCAGGTCATCGGCCAGGCCTACGGCGGCTACAAGGAGAGCGGCATCGGCCGCGAGTTCTCCATCGAGGGCGCCATCGAGGGCTTCACCCAGACCAAGCAGATCAACGTCAAGCTGGGCTGA
- the mmsB gene encoding 3-hydroxyisobutyrate dehydrogenase → MDISRTMSGDARRHHTRTKEFQMKVAWIGLGNMGTPMAANLVAAGHQVTGFDLSEAARDHAAEQNVGVATSAAEAVKDVDVVFTMLPAGKHVKSALADAGGILDHLPAGALVVDSSTIDITTARELHEIVTGRGFPFLDAPVSGGVSGAQAGTLTFMVGGPEENLEKVRPLIEAMAGRIFHTGGPGSGQAAKCANNMMLAVNMAGLAEGAVLAERLGLDPKVFYDLASVSSGESWALRTWYPVAGVVETAAVNRDFEGGFAVNLMRKDLGLALEAGESTDTDLPVATMVSTFLDQMIELGWGGKDTASLVRLVDGTITRPEA, encoded by the coding sequence ATGGACATCTCCCGGACCATGTCCGGTGACGCACGACGACACCACACGCGAACGAAGGAGTTCCAGATGAAGGTGGCCTGGATCGGCCTGGGCAACATGGGCACCCCGATGGCGGCGAACCTGGTCGCGGCGGGACACCAGGTGACCGGCTTCGACCTCAGCGAGGCGGCCCGTGACCACGCGGCCGAGCAGAACGTCGGCGTGGCGACCTCCGCCGCGGAAGCCGTGAAGGACGTCGACGTCGTCTTCACCATGCTGCCCGCGGGCAAGCACGTGAAGTCGGCGCTGGCCGACGCCGGTGGCATCCTCGACCACCTGCCTGCGGGAGCGCTGGTCGTGGACAGCTCCACCATCGACATCACCACCGCCCGCGAGCTGCACGAGATCGTCACCGGCCGCGGCTTCCCGTTCCTGGACGCCCCGGTCTCCGGCGGTGTCTCCGGCGCACAGGCCGGCACCCTGACCTTCATGGTCGGCGGCCCGGAGGAGAACCTGGAGAAGGTCCGCCCGCTCATCGAGGCGATGGCCGGCCGCATCTTCCACACCGGTGGCCCGGGCAGCGGCCAGGCCGCCAAGTGCGCGAACAACATGATGCTGGCGGTCAACATGGCCGGGCTCGCCGAGGGTGCGGTGCTGGCCGAGCGGCTCGGTCTGGACCCGAAGGTCTTCTACGACCTCGCCTCGGTCTCCTCCGGCGAGAGCTGGGCCCTGCGCACCTGGTACCCGGTCGCCGGCGTGGTCGAGACCGCCGCCGTGAACCGGGATTTCGAGGGTGGCTTCGCCGTCAACCTGATGCGCAAGGACCTCGGCCTGGCGCTGGAGGCCGGCGAGTCCACCGACACCGATCTCCCGGTCGCGACGATGGTGAGTACCTTCCTCGACCAGATGATCGAACTGGGCTGGGGCGGGAAGGACACCGCCTCGCTCGTCAGACTGGTGGACGGGACGATCACCCGCCCCGAGGCCTGA
- a CDS encoding LysR family transcriptional regulator, translated as MAARPDDLLLLLEVARFGSFAAAGAALAMDHSTISRRITSLERDLGGPVVIRAAGGATLTELGRNLLDSAERIERTMAAVSELARAPGFEPTALTGMVRIAAPDAFGACFVAPVIARLHRAHPAVRLELVTATRPLVQGIGSDIEIGVGQPTSPRLETLLLTRYSLGLWAAPEYLAAKGTPESVAGLADHSLVYYVDSLLRVDDLALLRELFPAGSAEVGSTNVHAQVQAALAGGGIGLLPNFLAGREAGLRRVLAGQVDIVLQFRVALAPRVLRRPASTAVLRALQAEVAARQAELLPGHRPD; from the coding sequence ATGGCGGCCAGACCCGACGACCTGCTGCTGCTGCTCGAGGTCGCCCGGTTCGGTTCCTTCGCCGCGGCGGGTGCTGCACTGGCCATGGACCACAGCACCATCTCCCGCCGGATCACCTCGCTGGAAAGGGATCTCGGCGGTCCGGTGGTGATCCGGGCGGCCGGCGGGGCCACGCTGACCGAGCTCGGGCGGAACCTGTTGGACAGCGCGGAACGCATCGAGCGCACGATGGCGGCGGTGTCCGAACTGGCCCGGGCGCCCGGTTTCGAGCCCACCGCACTGACCGGCATGGTGCGCATCGCCGCGCCGGACGCCTTCGGCGCCTGTTTCGTCGCGCCGGTGATCGCCCGGCTGCACCGGGCCCATCCCGCGGTCCGGCTCGAGCTGGTGACGGCGACCCGGCCGTTGGTGCAGGGCATCGGTTCGGACATCGAGATCGGCGTCGGGCAGCCGACCTCGCCGCGGCTGGAGACGCTGCTGCTGACCCGCTACTCGCTCGGCCTCTGGGCCGCGCCGGAGTACCTGGCCGCGAAAGGGACCCCGGAATCCGTGGCCGGGCTGGCCGACCACTCGCTCGTCTACTACGTCGACTCCCTGCTCCGGGTCGACGATCTCGCGCTGCTGCGCGAGCTGTTCCCGGCCGGCAGCGCCGAGGTCGGCTCGACCAACGTGCACGCACAGGTGCAGGCCGCCCTGGCCGGGGGCGGGATCGGGCTGCTGCCGAACTTCCTGGCCGGCCGGGAGGCCGGGCTGCGGCGGGTGCTGGCCGGCCAGGTGGACATCGTGCTGCAGTTCCGCGTGGCGCTGGCGCCGCGGGTGCTCCGCCGGCCGGCGTCCACCGCGGTGCTGCGGGCCCTGCAGGCGGAGGTGGCGGCACGCCAGGCGGAGCTGCTGCCCGGCCACCGGCCGGACTGA
- a CDS encoding MBL fold metallo-hydrolase, translated as MADGTSTGGRVGAGVCGIEIIGVDQRDAWKAGEVPGVTQVRPGIFSLPVVFPDNPLRYTLCYLFMDAGGPVLVDPGFHSPISRASLDAVLAQVGLRAEQVAGVVVTHVHPDHHGLSAEVTAVSGCWVGMHRDEAASLATLDVPEEERQRLDRTWLDRLGVPPEIRPEIATRMGEVADQLARPTVLFDDGDLLPLTDHRVRCVHTPGHTPGHLCLSVEMPDGGRLFLSGDHVLPRISPHIGMQPISAPPPLVRYLASLRKVAAFDDAEVLPGHEWRFRGLARRVDELLEHHERRCAEILDTLDPDPGTTAWDLTTRLTWSRGWPAVQGYMRRSALAETLAHLQHLQGTGQVLELTPAGTGASRFVRAG; from the coding sequence ATGGCCGATGGGACGTCCACCGGCGGGAGGGTGGGTGCCGGAGTGTGCGGGATCGAGATCATCGGGGTCGACCAGCGGGATGCCTGGAAGGCCGGTGAGGTCCCCGGGGTGACGCAGGTGCGGCCGGGGATCTTCTCGCTGCCGGTGGTGTTCCCGGACAACCCGCTGCGCTACACGCTCTGCTACCTGTTCATGGACGCCGGCGGCCCGGTGCTGGTGGATCCAGGGTTCCACTCGCCGATCAGTCGCGCCTCGCTGGACGCGGTGCTGGCCCAGGTCGGCCTGCGCGCCGAGCAGGTCGCCGGGGTGGTCGTCACCCACGTCCACCCGGACCACCACGGGCTCTCGGCCGAGGTGACCGCGGTGTCGGGGTGCTGGGTGGGGATGCACCGGGACGAGGCCGCCTCGCTGGCCACCCTCGACGTCCCCGAGGAGGAGCGGCAGCGGCTGGACCGGACCTGGCTGGACCGGCTGGGCGTGCCGCCGGAGATCCGGCCGGAGATCGCCACCCGGATGGGCGAGGTCGCGGACCAACTGGCCCGGCCGACCGTGCTCTTCGACGACGGCGACCTGCTGCCGCTCACCGACCACCGGGTCCGCTGCGTGCACACCCCCGGGCACACGCCAGGCCACCTGTGCCTGTCGGTGGAGATGCCCGACGGCGGGAGGCTGTTCCTGTCCGGCGACCACGTGCTCCCCCGGATCAGCCCGCACATCGGCATGCAGCCGATCTCGGCCCCGCCGCCGCTGGTCCGGTACCTGGCATCGCTGCGCAAGGTGGCCGCGTTCGACGACGCCGAGGTGCTGCCCGGCCACGAGTGGCGGTTCCGCGGGCTGGCCCGCCGGGTCGACGAGCTGCTGGAGCACCACGAGCGGCGCTGCGCCGAGATCCTGGACACACTGGACCCGGATCCGGGCACCACCGCATGGGACCTGACGACCCGGCTGACCTGGTCACGAGGGTGGCCTGCGGTGCAGGGATACATGCGCCGGTCGGCATTGGCGGAGACGCTCGCGCACCTGCAACATCTGCAGGGGACGGGTCAGGTCCTGGAGCTGACCCCGGCCGGGACCGGCGCGAGCCGGTTCGTCCGGGCCGGCTGA
- a CDS encoding carboxyl transferase domain-containing protein encodes MSVPTVPPAAARRNRPGARDLLDIVLDADSFTSWDQPVVRPPDLDPAYVADLAAAAQKSGADEAVLTGAGSIRGRRVAVLVSEFRFLAGSIGIAAADRIVSAIRRATAEGLPLLAAPASGGTRMQEGTPAFVQMVRITEAIGAHRSAGLPYLVYLRHPTTGGVFASWGSLGHVTVGEPGALVGFLGPKVYEALYSEPFPTGVQTSENLAEHGLIDAVLPPERLPDIASRALNVLGGRRRGFPHVDAPGEEQQPETDAWTSIEYTRLPQRPGVRELLRFAATDVVPLTGTGQGESDAGLQLVLARFSGVPCVLLGQDRATQIGSTPLGPAALRVARRGMKLAAELELPLVSVIDTPGAALSKDAEEGGLAGEIARCLADLVALQAPAVCVLLGQGSGGGAMALLPADRVIAARHAWLSPLPPEGASAIVHAGDVSHAAEMAAAQGVRAIDLRRRGIVDRIVPEYEHAAQESAAFSRRMGAVLAQEMSVLISRPAGERMARRGSRYAF; translated from the coding sequence ATGAGCGTCCCCACCGTCCCCCCGGCTGCGGCCCGCAGGAACCGCCCGGGTGCCCGGGACCTGCTCGACATCGTGCTGGACGCCGATTCCTTCACCTCCTGGGACCAGCCGGTCGTCCGCCCGCCGGACCTGGACCCGGCCTACGTGGCCGACCTGGCCGCGGCCGCGCAGAAGTCCGGGGCCGACGAGGCGGTGCTGACCGGCGCCGGCAGCATCCGCGGCCGGCGGGTCGCCGTACTGGTCAGCGAGTTCCGCTTCCTGGCCGGATCCATCGGCATCGCCGCCGCGGACCGGATCGTCTCGGCGATCCGCCGGGCCACCGCCGAGGGCCTGCCGCTGCTCGCCGCGCCCGCCTCCGGCGGCACCCGGATGCAGGAGGGGACACCGGCTTTCGTGCAGATGGTGCGGATCACCGAGGCCATCGGCGCGCACCGGTCGGCCGGGTTGCCGTACCTGGTCTACCTGCGGCACCCGACGACCGGCGGGGTGTTCGCGTCCTGGGGCTCCCTCGGGCACGTGACGGTCGGCGAGCCGGGCGCGCTGGTCGGGTTCCTCGGGCCGAAGGTCTACGAGGCGCTCTACTCGGAACCCTTCCCCACCGGCGTGCAGACCTCGGAGAACCTGGCCGAGCACGGGCTCATCGACGCGGTGCTGCCGCCGGAACGGTTGCCGGACATCGCCTCCCGCGCGTTGAACGTGCTGGGTGGGCGGCGCCGCGGCTTCCCGCACGTGGACGCCCCGGGCGAGGAGCAGCAACCGGAGACCGACGCCTGGACCTCGATCGAGTACACCCGGCTGCCGCAGCGGCCCGGTGTCCGGGAGCTGCTGCGCTTCGCCGCCACCGACGTGGTCCCGCTCACCGGCACCGGGCAGGGCGAGTCGGACGCCGGGCTGCAGCTGGTGCTGGCCCGCTTCTCCGGAGTGCCCTGCGTGCTGCTCGGACAGGACCGGGCAACCCAGATCGGCAGCACCCCATTGGGTCCCGCGGCGCTGCGGGTGGCCCGGCGCGGCATGAAGCTCGCCGCCGAGCTGGAGCTGCCCCTGGTGTCGGTCATCGACACCCCGGGGGCCGCCCTGTCCAAGGATGCCGAGGAGGGCGGCCTGGCCGGCGAGATCGCCCGCTGCCTGGCCGATCTCGTCGCTCTGCAGGCACCGGCGGTGTGTGTGCTGCTCGGCCAGGGCTCGGGTGGCGGGGCGATGGCCCTGCTGCCGGCGGACCGGGTGATCGCCGCCCGGCACGCCTGGCTCTCCCCGCTGCCACCGGAGGGCGCATCGGCGATCGTCCATGCCGGTGACGTCTCGCACGCCGCGGAGATGGCTGCGGCACAAGGGGTCCGGGCGATCGACCTGCGCCGCCGCGGCATCGTCGACCGTATCGTGCCGGAGTACGAGCACGCCGCCCAGGAGTCGGCGGCCTTCAGCCGGCGGATGGGTGCGGTGCTGGCCCAGGAGATGAGCGTACTGATCTCCCGGCCGGCCGGGGAACGAATGGCCCGGCGCGGCAGCCGGTACGCCTTCTGA
- a CDS encoding amidohydrolase family protein gives MARPTRRDLFRLAAAAPLAPLLGACTGEPDAAATTPAMTSATTSATTAGPSTPARVLIRGASSVLTMTAQGELSGADILVEDGTITAIGSVPDVPEGTEIIDAADCVALPGLVDTHWHMWNSVARGMAATAKGGFAPSMAALSPLFTPEHHALGVRLAIAEGLAAGITTVHNWAHNTRSAEHAEAELSAMTASGIRGRLAYGYPQDIAADRTMDLDHLAQLAGRMPEGLVSLGICARGPDRSDTATWQAEWAAARELGLPITTHAASDPDAAALGGIAALAAADGLGADVQLVHLTGATTAQMDLAARSGSPVSISPWTELEVGYGIPPVAELQDAGVALGLSVDNVVLAGSIDMFSVMKLTADLAAGSRRTQSVVTDATVLEWATAGGAATLGLGDVAGTLAVGRPADVVLVRTDRIGTAPVKDATTLLVRAAHPADVDLVMVDGVIHKRDGRLVGIDVPALLDESAQALAELRAQAGI, from the coding sequence ATGGCCCGACCGACCCGACGAGACCTGTTCCGGCTGGCCGCCGCCGCGCCGTTGGCACCGCTGCTCGGTGCCTGCACCGGCGAACCGGATGCCGCAGCGACAACCCCCGCCATGACCTCGGCGACGACCTCGGCGACGACCGCCGGACCGTCGACGCCGGCCCGGGTGTTGATCCGCGGCGCGTCCTCCGTCCTCACCATGACGGCGCAGGGCGAGCTGTCCGGCGCGGACATCCTGGTCGAGGACGGCACGATCACTGCGATCGGGAGCGTGCCCGATGTGCCGGAGGGCACCGAGATCATCGATGCAGCAGACTGTGTCGCGCTGCCCGGATTGGTCGACACGCACTGGCACATGTGGAACTCGGTGGCCCGCGGGATGGCAGCCACCGCCAAGGGTGGATTCGCGCCGAGCATGGCCGCGCTGTCCCCGCTGTTCACCCCGGAGCACCACGCGCTCGGCGTCCGGCTGGCGATCGCCGAAGGGCTGGCGGCCGGCATCACCACGGTGCACAACTGGGCGCACAACACCCGCAGCGCCGAGCATGCCGAGGCGGAACTGTCGGCGATGACCGCCTCCGGCATCCGCGGACGCCTCGCCTACGGCTACCCGCAGGACATCGCGGCCGACCGGACCATGGACCTGGACCACTTGGCGCAGCTGGCCGGACGGATGCCGGAAGGCCTGGTGTCACTGGGGATCTGCGCCCGTGGCCCGGACCGGTCGGACACCGCGACCTGGCAGGCGGAGTGGGCCGCGGCCCGCGAGCTCGGCCTGCCGATCACCACCCATGCGGCCTCGGATCCCGATGCGGCGGCCCTCGGCGGCATCGCCGCGCTGGCCGCGGCGGACGGGCTCGGGGCGGACGTGCAGCTGGTGCATCTCACCGGGGCGACCACCGCGCAGATGGACCTCGCCGCCCGGTCCGGATCGCCGGTGTCGATCAGCCCGTGGACGGAACTCGAAGTGGGGTACGGCATCCCGCCGGTCGCCGAGCTGCAGGACGCGGGTGTGGCGCTGGGCCTGTCGGTGGACAACGTCGTGCTGGCCGGCTCGATCGACATGTTCTCGGTGATGAAGCTGACCGCCGACCTGGCCGCCGGATCACGGCGGACCCAGTCGGTCGTCACCGACGCGACGGTGCTGGAGTGGGCCACCGCCGGGGGAGCCGCCACTCTCGGTCTGGGCGACGTCGCCGGGACCTTGGCGGTCGGCCGCCCGGCGGATGTCGTCCTGGTCCGGACCGACCGGATCGGCACCGCACCGGTGAAGGACGCCACCACGCTGCTGGTCCGCGCCGCGCACCCGGCCGACGTCGACCTGGTCATGGTCGACGGGGTGATCCACAAGCGGGACGGCCGACTGGTCGGCATCGACGTGCCGGCGCTGCTGGACGAGTCCGCACAGGCGCTCGCCGAGCTGCGGGCGCAGGCCGGGATCTGA